GCCAGCATCGACGGCGCGTCGGAGTGGCAGATCGTGAAGAGCATCAAGCTTCCCGAATTGCGCGGCAGCCTGGCGATCACGGTGATCTTCAGCATCATCGGCTCGTTCCAGCTGTTCAACGAGCCGAGCATTTTGCAGAACATGGTTCCTGGTAATGCGATCACGACGTATTACACGCCGAACATGTACGCGTACAACCTGAGCTTCTCCGGCAACCAGTCGAACTACGCGGCCGCGTTGGCGATCGTGATGGCCGTGATCACCATGGCCATCGCCTACATCGTCCAGCTCAACAGCCTCAAGGAGCAGATGAAGTGACGACGACTACTGCTGTTCGTGTTGAGGAATCGATGATGATCGTGAAGGAGCGTATGTGATGAGTGCAGCAACGACTTCGGCCGCCGGTCGCCTGACCGACGCCGAGCTCAAGGCCCAGGAGAAGGCCGCCAGGAAGGCGGAGAAGGCCCGCCAGAAGAGGATCGCCGCCGACGAGGCCGCCGAACGCAGGCGCAGCGCGAAGGCCGGGTTCGCGAACGTGAACAACCCGAGGCGTTCCACGTTGTTGACCGTCCTGTGCGCGGTCTTCGCCGTGTACTGCCTGTTCCCGTTCGTCTACCTTTTGATCAACGCGACGAAGACGCAGGCCGACTTCACCAGTACGTTCGGCCTGGGCTTCGGCAAGACGTTCGCCCTGTTCGACAACATCGCGACGGTGTTCTCCTATCAGGACGGTATCTTCGCGCGCTGGCTGTTCAACACGATCCTGTACGTGGTGGTCGGCGCCGGCGGCGCGACCCTGCTGGCGATCATGGGCGGCTACGCTCTGGCCAAGTTCCGCTTCCCGGGGCGCAAAGCGGTGTTCGTGGTCATCATCGGCGCGATCAGCGTGCCGGGCATCGCTTTGGCGGTTCCCCAGTTCCTCCTGTTCGCCAAATTGGGCCTGACGAACACCCCGTGGGCCATGATCATCCCGTCGCTGATCAGCCCGTTCGGTTTGTACCTGATGTGGATCTTCAGCGAGCAGGCCGTGCCCCAGGAGCTGCTGGAGGCCGCCCGCGTGGACGGTGCCTCCGAGTTCCGCACGTTCTGGCAGATCAGCCTCCCGTTGTTGGCTCCGGGCATCGTGACGACGGCCCTGTTCACGATCGTGGCGACGTGGAACAACTACTTCCTGCCGTTGATCATGCTCAAGGACGCGGACTGGTACCCGCTGACCATCGGCCTGAACCAGTGGAAGGACCAGGCGAGCACGGCCGGCGGCCAGGCGATCCAGAACCTGGTGATCACGGGCTCCCTGATCACGATCATCCCCTTGGTCATCGCGTTCTTGTGCCTGCAGAAGTACTGGCAGTCCGGCCTGGCCGCAGGCGCCGTCAAGGAGTGAGCGTACTTTGGCTCCCTTCTGGTGGAGGGAGCCGAGATAAAGGCGCATAACCACTAACAGAAGGAGGCACCTATGCAGATATTCGCATTGTTGAGAATTGTGCAGGTGCCTCCTTGTGTGTCTGTGCAACGTGAGGAATTTATTCCCGTAGACGCAGATTATCGATAAAATTCAATAAAGGAACTGAATCATCATGGAACGTAAAGAGTTCAAGTGGCCGCAGCCTCTTGCGGGCAACGAGCCCCGCATCTGGTACGGCGGCGACTACAACCCCGACCAGTGGCCGGAGGAAGTCTGGGACGAAGACATCGAGCTTATGCAGCAGGCCGGCGTCAACCTCGTCTCCGTAGCCATCTTCTCCTGGGCCAAGCTTGAGCCCGAAGAAGGCGTGTACGACTTCGATTGGCTCGATCGCGTCATCGACAAGCTCGGCAAGGCCGGCATCGCCGTCGATCTCGCCTCCGGCACCGCATCCCCGCCGATGTGGATGACCCAGGCCCACCCGGAGATCCTCTGGGTCGACTACCGCGGCGACGTCTGCCAGCCCGGTGCCCGCCAGCACTGGCGCGCCACCAGCCCGGTCTTCCTTGACTACGCGCTCAACCTGTGCCGCAAGATGGCCGAGCACTACAAGGACAACCCCTATGTGGTCTCTTGGCATGTGAGCAACGAGTACGGCTGCCACAACCGCTTCGACTATTCCGAAGACGCCGAGCGCGCCTTCCAGAAGTGGTGCGAGAAGAAGTACGGCACCATCGACGCTGTCAACGACGCTTGGGGAACCGCATTCTGGGCGCAGCGCATGAACAATTTTTCCGAGATCATCCCGCCGCGCTTCATCGGCGACGGCAACTTCATGAACCCGGGCAAGCTGCTTGACTGGAAGCGCTTCAGCTCCGACGCCCTGCTCGACTTTTACAAGGCCGAGCGCGACGCCCTGCTCGAGATCGCCCCCAAGCCGCAGACCACCAACTTCATGGTCTCCGCCGGCGGTGCCGGCATCGATTACGACAAGTGGGGTTACGACGTGGACTTCGTGTCCAACGATCACTACTTCACGCCTGGCGAAGCTCACTTCGACGAGCTGGCTTACTCGGCCTCCCTATGTGACGGCATCGCCCGCAAGAATCCGTGGTTCCTCATGGAGCACTCCAGCTCCGCCGTCAATTGGCGCCCGATCAACTATCGCGTCGAGCCCGGCGAATTGGTGCGCGACTCCCTGGCCCACTTGGCCATGGGCTCCGACGCCATCTGCTACTTCCAGTGGCGCCAGTCCAAGGCCGGTGCCGAGAAGTGGCACTCTTCGATGGTTCCTCACGCGGGCCCCGACTCCCAGATCTTCCGCGATGTGTGCGAGCTGGGTGCCGACCTCAACAAGCTTGCTGACGAGGGCCTGCTGAGCACCAAGCTGGTCAAGTCCAAGGTCGCCGTCGTCTTCGATTACGAGTCCCAGTGGGCTACGGAACACACCGCCACGCCTACTCAGGAGGTACGCCATTGGACCGAGCCGCTCGCGTGGTTCCGCGCGCTGGCGGACAACGGTCTGACTGCAGACGTGGTGCCGGTTCGCGGCCCTTGGGACGAGTACGAAGCCGTCGTGCTGCCGAGCCTGACCATCCTGTCCGAAGAGACCACGCGCCGCGTGCGCGAGTATGTGGCGAACGGCGGCAAGCTGTTCGTGACCTACTACACCGGTCTGGTGGACGACAAGGATCACGTCTGGCTGGGTGGCTACCCCGGTTCCATCCGTGACGTGGTGGGTGTGCGCGTTGAGGAATTCGCCCCGATGGGCAACGACTTCCCCGGTGCCATGGACCACCTTGACTTGGACAACGGAACCGTGGCGCACGATTTCGCCGACGTGATCACCTCCGTGGCCGATACCGCTCACGTGGTCGCCTCCTTCAAGGCAGATAAGTGGACCGGTTTCGACGGCGCTCCCGCCATCACCGTCAACGACTTCGGCGACGGCAAGGCCGCATACGTCGGTGCCCGTCTCGGCCGTGAGGGTTTGGCCAAGAGCCTGCCCGTGCTGCTGGAGGAACTCGGCATCGAGACTTCGGCTGAGGACGATCGCGGTGAAGTGCTGCGCGTCGAGCGTGCGGACGAAACTGGCGAGAACCACTTCGTGTTCCTGTTCAACCGCACCCACGATGTTGCGGTCGTGGACGTGGAAGGCGAACCGCTGGTCGCCTCGCTGGCCCAGGTCAACGAGTCCGAGCACACGGCCGCCATCCAGCCCAACGGCGTACTCGTCGTCAAGCTGTAAAACCGCGCATAGCGCCTAATTACCGAAAGGCTCCCCTGCTGCTCATCGTAGCAGGGGAGTCGTTTTCGTATCTCCAGCAAAGTCGGGTAGGGTGGTCACCGTGCGAGGCAAAAACAGAGTGACGATGGCGGACGTGGCCCATGAGGCCGGTGTTTCGGTAGCCTCGGTGTCTAATTTTCTGAACAAACAGCCATATATGAGCGAGGCGATGGCCGCGCGTATTGCGGAAGCCATCGACAGGCTCGGATACAAAGTCAACTCGTCGGCCAGAAACCTGCGTTCCGGGCGTACCCGGTTGCTCAAGCTGGTCATTCCCGATCTGCGGCAGGTGTACTTCTCCGAACTCGCCGAGGATATTCTGGCCGAGGCCCGGCAACATGGCTACGGCGTCATCGTGGAATCCACCACCAACAATCGTGCCCGCGAGCTGGAAAGCATCGCATCGATGGGCACGCACAGCGCGGACGGGCTCATCTTAAGCCCTCTGATGATGACGGTTGACGATATCGCGGCTTTGGATGGCGATTACCCGCTCGTGCTGTTGGGTGAACGTTTGTTCGGCGTCAACGCGCCGCACGTAGTGATTCGCAATCGCGAAGGGGCCGCCGCCGCGACTTATCACCTGCTTGATGCCGGTTGCCGCCGCATCGCCGTAGTCGGTGCCGTGCCCCACCCCGAGCACGATTTCTCGTCGGGCTCCATCCGCACCCACGGATATCGTGAGGCGCTGGCCGCGCGCGACATCCCCTGTGATGACAGTCTGCTTATCGAAACCCAAGGCTGGGGGAGCGCCGACGGTTTGGCCGCGGTGGACACCATGCTGGAGAGTGGCCTGCAATTCGATGCCGTGTTCGCTTTGAATGACTTGCTGGCGTGGGGCGTGCTGCGTGAACTGCGCGAACGCGGCGTTGCCGTGCCGGATGATGTTCGCGTCATCGGCTTCGATGACGTGGAGGAATCGGCCTACATGGTGCCGTCTCTTTCCACCGTTAACCCCGGCAGGGAAGCCATCGCCCGACTGGCCGTCGAATCCATCATCCAACAGGTCGAATCCGGCAGTCGCGCTCCTGCCCAAACCATCGAGGCCCCCTATAGCCTCTCCCTGCGCGAGTCCTCGCCGGCGTTGGCCTGCGCCTGATGAATCCATGGTTCGAAATATCCGAAGTGAATGACAAGGCCCGTCAATCGTATGGTGATTGACGGGCCCTGGTCGTATTGGACTTGACTGTACTTGGTACGGGCGTGACTCTCCGTCTTTTAGCCGTGGAATTCCACGCTGATCCAGGAGATGGCGGGAAGCGTTGCCGTGCAGGTGCCGGTGGCGTTCATCGCAATGTCGAGCGGTTGCGGCGTGACGGCTTCGGGCGCTTCGGCGGTGTTGGTGCGGTACGGATCGTCCTCATGCAACAGTTGCGCCTTGCCGAGCGCGAGCGTGCCGAGACCGGGCAGGCCGGGCAGCCCGGAAAGGTCGATGGTGAGCGTGTGCGGGGTGTTGGCGTCGCGGTTGACGGCAAGCAGCAGACCGGTGCGGGCCTGTTCATCCCACGTGACTACCGCGTCGATGGCCGGCACGTCGCCGTATGCCTCGGTATGGATGGTGGGGGAGCTGATGGCCGGAGCGTAGGCCTGGCCGCGCGCGTGAAGGGCGGCTTCGGCGAACGGGTAGAACGTGGTCTGCCGCCATGCCGGGCCGTGTTCCTCGGCCATGATGGGGGCGATGACGTTGACCAGCTGGGCGCGCGAGGCGGAACGCACGCGATCGCAGTGCTTGAGCAGGGTGATCATCAGGGAACCTTCGACCACCGCGTCGGCCGCGGTGTAGATGTCTTCCAGCAAATGTGGAGACTTGGGCCATGGCTCGTGGTGCAAACCCTGCGCGGCCTCCGCCTTCCACTGGTCTTCCTGCTCGTTCCACTTGTCCGAATACCATACGCCCCATTCGTCGAAGGACAGGGCGATGTCTTTGGTGCCGTTATTGGCTTCGCGCGCCTGATCGGCCGCGTCCGAGACGGTGGCGATGAACTTGGTCATGTCTTCGGAAGAGGCCAGGAAGTCCTGCATGGAGGCGGCGGCCCGGGTTTTATGGCCGCGGTCGAAGTAGTAGGCATGGCAGGAGACGAAGTCGAGATTCTCGTAAGCCTTGGTGAGCACGGTCTTCTCCCACGTGCCGAAGGTCGGCATATAGGCACCCGAGGAACCGCAGGCCACGAGTTCGAGACCGGACTCGGCGAGCTTCATGGCGTGGGCCACCTTATCCACCGCGCCGGCATATTCTTCCGGGCTCATGTGGCCCACCTGCCACGGGCCGTCCATTTCGTTGCCGATGCACCACATCTTGATATCCATCGGCTCCTCGATGCCGTTGGCCACGCGCTGATCCGCCCAAGCGGTGCCGGGCGCGCCGTTGACATACTCGAGCTCGTCGAGCGCGGCTTTCAGCCCCCGGGTGCCCATGTTGACGGCAAGCATGATTTCGGTGCCGGCTTTCTGGCTCCAGCGGTAGAAGTCGTCGATGCCCATCTCGTTGGTTTCGGTGCAATGCCAGGCCAGGTCGCGGCGCATGGGGCGATTCTCGCGTGGACCGATGCCGTCTTCCCAGTTGTAGTTGGATACGAAATTGCCGCCGGGGTAGCGCACGCAGGTGACGCCCAGCTCCTTGACCAGGTCAAGCACGTCTTGGCGGAAGCCGTTTTCGTCGGCGGTGGGATGGCTGGGCTCGTAGATGCCGCCGTAGACGCAGCGGCCCAGATGTTCTACGAATGAGCCGAACAGACGCGGGGGAACGTCGGCTACCGGAGTGGCGTCGGCGTTGAGGGCGATGCTGGCGTCCGGCGTGGTTGCGTTGCCAGTTGTGGAGACGTTACTGGCCGTGGTGCCGGCGGCGGTCGGCGCCGGGCTGCTTTCCTGCTTGTCGGGATGGGTGGTTTCGGCGGAATACTGGCTGTTGTGAGTGGTCATGAGCGGGATGCATCTCCTTCGGTTTGCGGTTAGTCACCATGGTGCGACGTGTCGTGTTTGCGTAAACATAAAACATGTGGTACCGTTTCTTAAAACGATACAAGACTTGGAACAAAACGCCAAGTCCCGTCGTTTCCAATAACAAGGAAGGAAAGAACGATGAAGTTCGGCAAGAAGACAATTGCCCTGATTGGTGCTGTGGCCATGCTCTCCTCTGTAGCTGCCTGCGGTTCCACTTCTGCCGGGGATGGCGGAAGCACCGGCTCCTCTGATAAGAAGGTCGAGCTGACCGTGTGGTCCTGGGATTCCACACTGCCTCGTACGGTCAAGGGATTCGAGGCCAAGAACCCGAACATTAAGGTGAAGGTGACCAACGCCGGCACCAACAAGGACGAGTACAACGCACTGTCCAATGCCATCGAGGCAGGCTCCGGTGCTCCGGACATCGCCCAGATCGAATACTACGCACTGCCCGAATACGTGATTCGCGGCCACCTCGAGAACCTTTCCGATCTCGGTGCCTCCGATTTCAAGGACTTCTACACCCCGGGCACGTGGTCCTCGGTGAACATCAATGACGGCGTCTACGCCCTGCCGATGGATTCCGGCCCGATGGCCTGGTTCTACAACAAGGGCGTCTTCGACAAGGCCGGCGTCGATCCGACTCAGGTGCGCACGTGGGACGACTTCTACGAGGCCGCCAAGAAGATTCGCGCCGTGGACTCCTACATCACCTCCGATTCCGGTGACGCCGGCTTCTTCGACTCCATGACCTGGCTGGCCGGCGCGACCCCGTTCGAGACCTCCAAGGACGGCGGGACCGTGACCATCAACCTGACCGGTGACAAGAACGTCAAGACCTTCACCGACTTCTGGCAGAAGATGATCGACGAAGATCTCATCGACACCAAGACCGTCGGCTGGACCGACGATTGGAACAAGGGTCTGGATGACGGCTCCATCGCATCCCTGCTGACCGGCGCTTGGATGCCGTACAACCTGCTTTCCGGCGCTCCGAACGGTGACGGCAAGTGGCGCATCGCCCAGATGCCGACCGCAGACGGCTCCGAGACCAACTCCGAGAACGGTGGTTCCTCGCTGGCCATCGTGAAGTCCGACGACAAGGACAAGGTCGCCGCCGCCTACAAGTTCATGGAATACGCCTGCCACGACGCCGAGGGCATTAAGACCCGTGTTGACGGCGGTGCCTTCCCGGCCGACAACGACACCCTCAAGTCCAACGACTTCCTCAACATGACCTCCCTGACCGACTCCGACGGCAAGGCCCACGAGTACTTCGGCGGTCAGAAGTTCAACGAGGAGCTGGCCAAGGCCGCAGCCAATGTGTCCACCGGCTACAAGTTCCTGCCCTTCGAGGTCTACGCTCGCGGCAAGTTCGGCGACTACGCCGGCGATGCCTACACCGGCAAGACCACGCTCTCCGATGCCGTGGCTTCCTGGCAGAAGGACCTGCAAGATTACGCCAAGCAGCAGGGCTACCAGGTGAAGTAACGGCAATCACAGCAGACTTCCTCCTGTGGTTTCTGTAGCGGGAGGTTGCGATAACAGGGTCGGGCACTCTTCGGAGCGCCCGATTTTCTTATGCCATGGGAGCAGTGGCGCGCGGATTGCGATACCAAGATGGCGTGTTGCCGAAGAATGTGTATAATAAAAGATGTTATCGCAACCATAGCTACAAAGTGGCGAAACAAAGCCGTTTTGTGACTACTGAACCATAGAGTGATGGTTCACGATAGCATGACGACGAGGAGAGTTGCCATGCTGTTGTGGTGACAATCACTGCAGACCGCCGAAAGGCGATCCAAGGAAGGAGAACAGAACGATGAAGTTCACCGTTGCTAAGAAGGCCATTGCACTTACCGGTGCGGTTGCCATGCTGGGTTCCGTTGCCGCCTGCGGTTCCGACACCGCCAGTGGCAAGCCGGCTCAAGATAAGGACGTTACCGAAATCACCGTGTGGGCTTGGGAGCCCACGCTGACCCAGGTTGCCAAGGACTTCACCAAGAAGACCGGCATCAAGGTCGATCTCAAGAACGTCGGCACCAACACCAAGGAATACACCCAGCTTGATAACGCCATCGAGGCTGGCTCCGGTGCTCCGGACGTCGCTCAGGTTGAGTACTACGCCATCCCGCAGTACGCCATCAAGGGCAACCTGCTGGACATCACCGACAAGACCTCCGGCTACTCCGACTTCTACACCCCTGGCCCGTGGGCTTCCGTGCAGTTCGCCGGCAAGGTCTACGGCCTGCCGATGGATTCCGGCCCAATGGCCTTCTTCTACAACAAGGAGGTCTTCGACAAGGCCGGTGTTGACGCCGAGCAGATCAAGACCTGGGATCAGTACTACGACGCCGCCAAGAAGATTCACGCTCTGGGCGACAACTACTACATCACCTCCGACACCGGTGACGCCGGCTTCTTCGACTCCATGACCTGGCTGGCCGGTGCAAAGCCGTTCCAGACCTCTTCCGATGGTTCCGAAGTCACCGTCAACCTGACCGAGGACAAGGGCGTCAAGACCTTCACCGACTTCTGGCAGAAGCTGCTGGACGAGGGCCTGCTCGACACCAAGACCGCTGGCTGGTCTGAGGACTGGTTCAAGGGCATGGTCGACGGCACCATCGCCTCCCTGTTCACTGGCGCTTGGATGCCTGCCAACCTGGCCAACTCCGCTGCTGACGGCGCTGGCAAGTGGCGTGTGACCCAGATGCCGACCGCTGACGGCTCCACCACCAACTCCGAGAACGGTGGTTCTTCGCTGGCTGTGCTCGCCTCCACCAAGAAGGCTGACGCTGCTTACCAGTTCATCGAGTACGCCAACCACGGCGACGGCGTGGCCACCCGTGTGGCCGGCGGTGCATTCCCGGCTGACAAGGCCTCCATGGAGTCCGACTCCTTCAAGAACACCACCACTGTGAAGAACGCCGATGGCGAGGACGTTGACTACTTCGGTGGTCAGAAGTACAACGAGGTTCTGGCTCAGGCTGCTGAGAACGTGTCCTCCGACTACCAGTTCCTGCCCTACGAGGTCAAGGCCCGCACCATCTTCGGCGACTACCTTGGCAAGTCCTACACCGGCGACCAGAAGCTGACTGACGGTATCGCCGCTTGGCAGAAGGCACTGCAGGATTACGGCAAGGATCAGGGCTTCACCGTGAAGTAAGCCTTGAACCCTCGCTGAGACTGCCTAGCTAATCTCACCTGATACACAAAGCCTCGTGACGAATCCCGTCACGGGGCTTCTACCGTTTTAAGCCCCGCCTAGTACACTCGTCACCATGCGAGTGATCGGACAGCGAATCAAAAGAATGGCAACCATAGCAGTGACTGCCATCCTTTCCGTATCCTTGGCCTCGTGCGGGCAGTCCACCACCGATAACCGCACGGAAATCAGCGTATGGAGCTGGGAACCGAGCATGGGCGAGGTCATCCGCCGTTTCGAAAAAGCCAATCCGGACATCCGCGTGAAATGGACCAACATCTCCGGCTATGGCAATCTCAACACCGCCATTCAGGACGGTTACGGCACGCCGGACGTGGCTCAAATCGAATACTATGCACTGTTGCAGTACGCGGTCTCCGGCCAATTGCTTGATCTGACCGACAAAATCGGCTCGGATTATTCCAACTTCTTTACCCTCGGCACATGGTCGTCCGTGCAGCTCGCCGGCCGTACCTACGGGCTGCCCATGGATTCGGGCCCGATGGGCTTCTTCTACAACGAAGACGTGTTCCGCCAAGCCGGCGTGGACGCCACCAAGATCAAGACTTGGGATGACTACTATGAGGCTGCCAAAAAGCTCAAGGAGATTGGCGTGTACATCGCCGCCGACTCGGGCGATGGCAGCTTTTACGATGCCATGGTCTGGCTCGCCGGCGGCCAGCCGTTCCACACGTCGGCCGACGGCAAAACCGTGACCATCGATTTGGATGAGGACGCCGGCACCCAACGGTTCACCGAATTCTGGCAGAAAATGATCGATGAGGGGCTTGTTGACACCACCTCCGCCACATGGTCCGACCGATGGAAGCGCCGTGTGGGCACCGGTACCATCGCCTCCGTATTCTCCGGAGCCTGGATGCCGTCGCTGCTGCTGTCCAATGTGCCGGGCGCGGCCGGTCTGTGGCGCGTGGCTCCCATGCCCACCTATGATGGCCAGCCCACCAACGCCGAAAGCGGCGGGTCGGCACTGACCGTACTGCAATTGACCCGTAAGCCGGATGCGGCTTATCGTTTCGTGGACTTTGTGGCGCATGACGCCCAAGGCATTAGCGCGCGTGTGGATGGCGGTGCTTTCCCGGCCGATTATGCCACCCTGAATTCCGCTGATTTTTTGGATAAAACCACGATTACCAATGACCGGGGCATTGAAATCCCGTATTTCGGCGGGCAGAAGTTCAACCGTGTACTGTCGGAGGCCGCCGAGGATGTGTCGGTCGGATACCAGTATCTGCCGTTCGAAGTGTATGCGCGCAGTGACTTCAAATCGACGGTGGGCCAGGCATACGAGTGGTCCGGCAGTTTCCACGCCTATCAGCAGCGACAGGAAGCCATTGAGATGGGTATGAAGGACAAGGAAGGCAACCCGCTCGAACCATTGGAGAAGCCCGGCAAGAGAGTCAGTCTCTCCGACGGCCTGGCCCAATGGCAGAAAGACCTCCGAGAATACGGCCTCAATCAGGGCTTTACGATTAAGTAGGGATTCGGGGTTGGATCGGAATCGACCGCGCTATACGCGGCCGATTCCTGCATACTACGTCACTTCACATTGCGCGAGTAGATGTGCGCCATGCCCTTGAAAATCAAATCCGGGTCATACACGTCAATCAGCTCGGTGTCATTCTCAAACACTCGACCGAGGCCACCGGTGGTGATCACCTTGAAATCCTCGCCTCCGAGCTCTTTGCGGAACTGACGAATCGTGCGCTCCACACCGCCCAAGAACGTGTAATACAAACCGGCCTGCATGCAGGTCTTGGTGTTGGTGCCCAGAATCGTATCTGGTCGCGTAATTTCCACTTCCGGCAGCTGGGCCGTATCTCCCCACAGAGCGGCCGCACCGGCACGGATGCCGGTGGTGATGACGCCGGAATCGACCACGCCCTTGTCGCTCACGTGTGTGAACGTGGTGGCGGTGCCGAAATCAGCCACCAGCACTGGGCCGCCATACTCGTAATAGGCACCGGCGCAGTCGGCCAGAATATCCGCACCCAGCGATTTCGGATCGTCAACGCGCACGTTCATACCGGTCTTGATGCCCGGTCCCACCACCATCGGATCAATGTCGAGGAATTTGACGATGGACGAACGGAAGGAGTGCATCACTTTCGGCACCACCGAACAGATGATCACATCGTCCACATCGGATGGCTGAAAACCGCTCATTCTCAGGAATTCAGTCAGAAACAGCCCATACTCATCAGACGTATGGTTGGCTTTGGTGGTGATGCGGTAGGTGCCGGCGATGGTATCGCCATCCAAAAAGCCCAGCACGATGTTCGTATTGCCGATATCAACGGCGACCAGCATGATAACCCTCCAGATTCAAGATGGATTTCATGCGCAATTCTACAGTCCCATGGCTATGATGGCCTGCGGTGGTCGACCCAGCGTGGCGGCCAACCGTAGAACACAACATATACAGAGGAAGAACCATGTCTCAAGACAATGGTGCGCACATCGAAGACGGCGCAACCACAGATGCGAGCCTTGCCTCGCGTGCAAAGAATCCGAAAAAAAACGGCCCGAAGTGGTGGCTGATCTCACTGATTGCCGTCATCGTGGCAGTGGCGGTCGTCATCGGCGTCACGCTCGCTTTCGGCGGTAAGAAAGATGACAAGTCGGCCTCGTCCAGCAACCAATATGCCGACACCGTGACCATCGGCCTCAAACTGGCCCCCACCAATCTGGACATCCGCAACACCGCCGGCTCCGCGCTTGACCAGATCCTGATTGGCAACGTATACGAAGGCATCGTGGCACGTGACTCCAAGAACCAGGTCGCTCCCGCCATCGCCTCCAGCTGGGAGACGTCCAAGGACGGCCTGACCTACACCTTCCACCTCAATAAGAACATGACCTTCTCCAATGGCGACAAACTTGACGCCGAGGACGTGGCCTGGTCCATCAACGAGCTGATCGCTAAGGGCTACCACGACGCCGACGCGCTCGCCGCCGTCAGCAAGGTGGAGGCCAAGGACGCCGACACCGCGGTGATCACGCTCAAGACGCCGAACTCCAACCTGTTGTGGACCCTGACCGGTCGCGCAGGGCTCGTGTTCGACAAGGATGCCAAGTATGACCTGAAGACGCAGGCCGTCGGCTCCGGCCCCTACACCGTTGCCAAGTTCGTGGAAAACAGCTCGATCACGCTGAAGGCCAATGAGAAGTACTGGGGCAAGAACAAGGCCAAGACGCCCACTGTGGTCGTCAAGTATCTGGCCGACGACAACGCCGCGGTCAATGCGCTGAAGTCCGGTGACGTGCAGGTGCTCGCCCCGATTACCGAGAACCTCGCCGAACCGTTCAAGTCCGATTCCGCCAAGTACACGGTCAAAGCCGGCAACGGCACCGACAAGTTCGTGCTCGGCTTCAACAACGCTTCCGGTTCCAAACTGGCTGACAAGCGCATTCGTCAGGCCATCCGTTACGCCATCAACCACAAGGAGCTCATCGCCTCTCGCGGCGGTGCGGACAAGGCGCTCGGCGGCCCGATCCCGTCTCTCGACCCCGGCTACGAGGATCTGACGAATCTGTACCCGTATGATCAGAACAAGGCCAAGTCGCTCATGGCTGAAGCCGGCTATTCCACCGACAAGCCGCTTCAACTTACGCTGACCTACGCCAACATCTACGGCACCGAGCTCGGAGACCAGCTGCGCTCCCAGCTCAAGCCCCTCGGCATCGACCTGAAGGTGAATGTGGTGGAGTTCTCCACGTGGCTGCAGGATGTGTACACCAACCACACCTTCGATATTTCGCTGGTGGACCACAACGAAAGCCACGACTTCGCATCGTGGACCGATCCGACATACTATTTCGGTTACGACAACAAGAATGTGACCAAGCTGTACAACGAGGGTGTTGCCGCCACCTCCGACAAGGAGCGT
This DNA window, taken from Bifidobacterium longum subsp. longum JCM 1217, encodes the following:
- a CDS encoding ABC transporter substrate-binding protein; amino-acid sequence: MSQDNGAHIEDGATTDASLASRAKNPKKNGPKWWLISLIAVIVAVAVVIGVTLAFGGKKDDKSASSSNQYADTVTIGLKLAPTNLDIRNTAGSALDQILIGNVYEGIVARDSKNQVAPAIASSWETSKDGLTYTFHLNKNMTFSNGDKLDAEDVAWSINELIAKGYHDADALAAVSKVEAKDADTAVITLKTPNSNLLWTLTGRAGLVFDKDAKYDLKTQAVGSGPYTVAKFVENSSITLKANEKYWGKNKAKTPTVVVKYLADDNAAVNALKSGDVQVLAPITENLAEPFKSDSAKYTVKAGNGTDKFVLGFNNASGSKLADKRIRQAIRYAINHKELIASRGGADKALGGPIPSLDPGYEDLTNLYPYDQNKAKSLMAEAGYSTDKPLQLTLTYANIYGTELGDQLRSQLKPLGIDLKVNVVEFSTWLQDVYTNHTFDISLVDHNESHDFASWTDPTYYFGYDNKNVTKLYNEGVAATSDKERDAKFAAAAKLVSEDAPADWLFNYRITTATAKGVEGFPFDLNQTVLPLYNVTYTK